One part of the Algibacter sp. L1A34 genome encodes these proteins:
- a CDS encoding CYTH domain-containing protein, producing the protein MVEIERKFLVKSEAFKEEAFKQTRISQGFLNTNKERTVRVRLKGEHGFITVKGISSKNGVSRFEWEKEIPKVEAEALLELCEPSIIDKTRYEIKKGNHIFEVDEFYGENSGLIVAEIELNSENETYIKPDWLGVEVTGDVRYYNSLLSKQPFKSWNKEL; encoded by the coding sequence ATGGTAGAAATAGAACGTAAATTTTTAGTAAAATCGGAAGCGTTTAAAGAGGAGGCTTTCAAACAAACACGAATAAGTCAGGGTTTTTTAAATACCAATAAAGAGCGCACGGTTCGTGTAAGGTTAAAAGGAGAACATGGTTTTATAACGGTAAAAGGTATATCTTCTAAAAATGGAGTATCTCGTTTTGAATGGGAAAAAGAAATTCCAAAAGTTGAAGCGGAAGCGCTATTAGAGTTATGTGAACCTTCAATTATTGATAAAACCAGATATGAAATAAAAAAAGGAAACCATATCTTTGAGGTAGATGAATTTTATGGCGAAAATTCTGGTTTAATTGTTGCAGAAATAGAACTGAATAGTGAAAACGAAACGTATATAAAACCAGATTGGTTGGGAGTAGAAGTTACCGGAGATGTTAGATATTATAATTCGCTATTAAGTAAACAACCTTTTAAATCTTGGAATAAAGAACTTTAA
- the dinB gene encoding DNA polymerase IV, whose product MLTDLPIRKIIHVDMDAFYASVAQLDNPELIGKAIAVGGSGRRGVISAASYEARKFGVKSAMSGNLAIKLCPELIFVKTDFERYTSISKKIRKIFLDYTDLVEPLSLDEAYLDVTQNKKGNPSASMIAEEIRARIFNEVGLTASAGISINKFIAKIASDYNKPNGQKTVNPEEVIPFLETLDIRKFYGVGKVTAEKMYQKGIFTGMDLKQKSIEFLEEHFGKSGSYYYNVVRGIHTSEVKPNRIRKSLAAERTFSENLSSEVFMMEKLEQISEEVTKRLLKSKVAGKTVTLKIKYSDFSLQTRSKTLPYFISDKNIILETAKDLLYQEKMSNSVRLLGISLSNLNTDTKKAPEPKSVSAQLKFGF is encoded by the coding sequence ATGTTAACCGATTTACCAATAAGAAAAATTATTCATGTGGATATGGACGCCTTTTATGCGTCTGTTGCGCAATTGGATAATCCGGAATTAATTGGTAAAGCCATTGCTGTTGGCGGAAGCGGCAGGCGTGGCGTAATTAGTGCAGCCAGTTACGAAGCCCGGAAGTTTGGTGTAAAAAGTGCTATGTCTGGAAACTTGGCCATTAAGCTTTGTCCGGAATTAATTTTCGTAAAAACCGATTTTGAACGCTATACCTCTATCTCCAAAAAGATTAGAAAAATATTTCTCGATTATACCGATTTGGTAGAACCGCTTTCCTTAGATGAAGCTTACCTCGATGTTACGCAAAATAAAAAAGGTAATCCAAGCGCCTCTATGATTGCTGAAGAAATTAGAGCGCGTATTTTTAATGAAGTAGGCTTAACAGCTTCCGCAGGAATCTCAATTAATAAATTTATTGCCAAAATTGCCAGCGATTACAATAAACCTAACGGACAAAAAACAGTAAATCCAGAAGAGGTTATTCCATTTTTAGAAACGCTAGATATTAGAAAATTTTATGGCGTTGGTAAGGTTACTGCCGAAAAAATGTATCAAAAAGGCATTTTTACAGGCATGGATTTGAAACAAAAATCTATAGAATTTCTAGAGGAGCACTTTGGAAAATCGGGTAGCTATTATTACAACGTGGTTCGCGGTATACATACTAGTGAAGTGAAGCCAAACCGGATTAGAAAAAGCTTAGCCGCCGAACGTACTTTTAGTGAAAATTTATCTTCGGAAGTTTTTATGATGGAGAAATTAGAACAGATTTCTGAAGAAGTTACCAAACGCTTATTGAAAAGTAAAGTTGCAGGCAAAACAGTAACTTTAAAAATAAAGTACAGCGATTTTAGTTTACAAACACGAAGCAAAACACTTCCCTATTTTATAAGTGATAAAAACATTATTCTAGAAACGGCAAAAGATTTACTTTATCAAGAAAAAATGAGTAATTCGGTGAGATTACTAGGCATTTCTCTTTCCAATTTAAATACAGATACTAAAAAAGCACCAGAACCAAAAAGTGTTAGCGCACAGCTAAAATTTGGATTTTAA
- a CDS encoding endonuclease/exonuclease/phosphatase family protein encodes MFSVFLGKRRKYNLILAGLLLCLWFFRSFSISFPEDVIENDVEVVFWNCARANSFKTAFLENEGIPDIMVLNEAKAISLDRVKKKYPEYYFYKSDFQIDIFSKTPIDIEIEQVSKFNSAVIKFSSAGINFYVVDMVASLDVPKTWEFKFENKIVKNTENTIVLGDFNVPYESRFLNDLKDHYNHFFSKKGNGFRETWPWNMPLLSIDHIWVSKDLKIINSEKINTRNSDHSMIKTVIRK; translated from the coding sequence ATGTTTTCTGTTTTTCTTGGAAAGCGTAGAAAGTACAATTTAATCCTAGCAGGGTTACTATTATGTTTATGGTTTTTTAGAAGCTTTAGCATCAGTTTTCCTGAAGATGTGATAGAGAATGATGTTGAAGTTGTGTTTTGGAATTGCGCTAGAGCTAATAGTTTTAAAACAGCTTTTTTAGAGAACGAAGGGATTCCGGATATTATGGTTTTAAATGAAGCTAAAGCAATTAGCTTAGATAGAGTAAAGAAAAAATACCCTGAATATTATTTTTATAAATCTGATTTTCAGATTGATATTTTTTCAAAAACACCTATTGATATAGAAATAGAGCAGGTATCGAAATTTAATTCGGCAGTAATTAAGTTTAGTTCTGCGGGTATTAATTTCTATGTTGTGGACATGGTAGCAAGTCTAGATGTGCCTAAAACTTGGGAGTTTAAATTTGAAAACAAAATTGTAAAAAACACCGAAAACACTATTGTTTTAGGTGATTTTAATGTGCCTTACGAATCTAGGTTTTTAAATGATTTAAAAGATCATTACAATCACTTTTTTTCCAAAAAAGGTAATGGTTTTAGAGAAACTTGGCCTTGGAATATGCCGTTGTTATCTATTGACCATATTTGGGTGTCTAAAGATTTGAAGATCATAAATTCTGAAAAGATAAATACAAGAAATTCCGATCATAGTATGATTAAAACTGTGATTAGAAAATAA
- a CDS encoding DUF3298 and DUF4163 domain-containing protein: MLLFSCKDDIDTTFEDINITTEENTIVEVNIPKALGNTSISNAINSAINKEVIADLHIGEPKSIRTTTIKESITTFNKEFDNFQTDFPETTQVWEAQIDGEIMFTSPNIISIALTSYTNTGGAHGMLKISFLNFEASTGKIISNENLINDIEAFKQIASPYFKEATKDKDIFESELDIFNLPENMGYNDEGIVLLYNAYEIAPYSTGIIEFEIPFNEIESYLTFNGAR; encoded by the coding sequence ATGCTATTATTCAGCTGTAAAGACGATATAGACACTACTTTTGAAGATATAAATATTACAACAGAAGAAAATACCATTGTTGAAGTTAACATACCGAAAGCTCTAGGAAATACATCAATTTCTAATGCTATTAACTCTGCAATTAATAAAGAGGTTATAGCAGATTTACATATTGGAGAACCAAAAAGTATTCGCACAACTACTATTAAAGAAAGTATTACAACTTTTAATAAAGAGTTTGATAACTTTCAAACCGATTTTCCTGAAACTACTCAAGTATGGGAAGCACAAATTGATGGTGAAATCATGTTTACTTCACCAAATATTATAAGTATTGCCTTAACATCATATACGAATACAGGTGGTGCGCATGGTATGCTAAAAATTTCATTCCTAAATTTTGAAGCTTCAACTGGAAAAATAATTTCTAATGAAAATTTAATAAACGATATCGAAGCTTTTAAACAAATAGCCTCACCCTATTTTAAAGAAGCCACAAAAGATAAAGATATATTTGAATCGGAATTAGACATTTTTAATTTACCAGAAAACATGGGTTATAACGACGAAGGCATTGTTTTACTTTATAATGCATACGAAATCGCCCCATATTCAACAGGTATTATAGAATTCGAAATTCCTTTTAATGAAATTGAGAGCTACTTAACCTTTAACGGCGCGAGATAG
- a CDS encoding arsenate reductase family protein gives MKKVYYLKTCSTCIRILKELDLPSNYILQDIKTEPITVTQLEEMEALSGSYEALFSKRAKLYKEMDLKNQDLTERDYKQYILEHYTFLSRPVIINEAAIFIGNSKKTVEAAKQSL, from the coding sequence ATGAAAAAAGTATATTACTTAAAAACGTGTAGCACTTGTATTAGAATTTTAAAAGAATTGGATCTTCCTTCCAATTATATTCTTCAAGATATTAAAACAGAACCTATAACCGTAACTCAATTAGAGGAAATGGAAGCTCTTTCTGGAAGTTACGAAGCCTTATTTAGCAAACGCGCTAAGCTTTACAAAGAAATGGATTTAAAAAACCAAGACTTAACTGAACGTGATTACAAACAATACATTTTGGAGCATTACACTTTTTTAAGCCGTCCAGTAATTATAAATGAAGCCGCTATTTTTATAGGAAACTCTAAGAAAACTGTTGAGGCTGCAAAACAAAGCCTTTAA
- a CDS encoding THC0290_0291 family protein produces the protein MLNLKRLACFICVFATYQTAFAQLGFSHEIGVIAGPVQFRSDFGQRDNSSTNFGNSGFGIGIVHYLNFSYEADCNCYTTDTYFNDHFKLRNEISYNKSNLEHVGHWVDASKNSAEANQLRGHKGVAENFDIGTQLEFYPLSIRSFQSFDPRIAPFVSLGIHYTAFSPSVSTTYANPDPTAIGDVTDASNFYSQWDPGSVDATAGGTWSTVSSIGIRYKLDRVSDLMIDLRGQFYFSDWVDGLNHQLDYNKNNDWLIWLNVGYIYYLD, from the coding sequence ATGCTTAACTTAAAGCGTTTAGCTTGTTTTATTTGCGTGTTTGCTACCTACCAAACAGCATTTGCCCAACTGGGATTTTCTCACGAAATTGGTGTTATAGCAGGCCCAGTTCAATTTAGATCGGATTTTGGACAACGCGATAACTCAAGTACAAATTTTGGTAATTCAGGCTTTGGAATTGGAATTGTTCATTATTTAAACTTTTCTTACGAAGCCGATTGTAATTGCTACACGACAGACACCTATTTTAATGATCATTTCAAATTACGAAACGAAATATCTTACAACAAAAGTAATTTAGAACATGTTGGCCATTGGGTCGATGCGAGTAAAAACTCAGCAGAAGCCAACCAATTAAGAGGCCATAAAGGCGTTGCAGAAAATTTTGATATTGGTACCCAACTTGAATTTTATCCTTTAAGCATACGCTCATTTCAATCTTTTGATCCTAGAATAGCTCCTTTTGTTAGTTTAGGAATTCACTATACGGCCTTTTCACCAAGTGTAAGCACTACTTACGCAAACCCAGATCCTACAGCTATAGGTGATGTCACAGATGCTAGTAATTTTTATTCTCAATGGGATCCTGGTTCTGTAGATGCTACAGCAGGTGGCACTTGGTCTACAGTATCTAGTATTGGAATACGATATAAGCTAGATCGCGTATCAGATTTAATGATAGATTTAAGAGGACAATTTTATTTTAGTGACTGGGTTGATGGACTTAACCATCAATTAGACTATAATAAAAACAACGATTGGCTTATTTGGCTTAACGTTGGTTATATTTATTACTTAGATTAA
- a CDS encoding YciI family protein, giving the protein MMKKIILPLLCVLLLGSCKNETKQGNQSVDEMGLKETDTIIVEVPAVPVKKSIKQIKEELTAKGFKTFDYVDEKTKDTILMQQYFMAFLKKSEIHMQNEEESERLQKLHLEHLSKMYELGYADISGPFGDDGDIRGITIYNVPTLKMADSLAKSDPMVEAERLEIEIHPWWAAKGYRLR; this is encoded by the coding sequence ATGATGAAAAAAATAATACTACCATTGTTATGTGTTTTATTGTTAGGGTCTTGTAAGAATGAGACAAAACAAGGAAATCAATCTGTTGATGAAATGGGTTTAAAAGAAACTGACACCATTATTGTTGAAGTTCCTGCAGTACCTGTTAAAAAATCAATTAAACAAATAAAAGAAGAATTAACAGCCAAAGGTTTTAAAACTTTTGATTACGTTGATGAAAAAACAAAGGATACCATACTTATGCAACAGTATTTTATGGCATTTTTGAAAAAAAGTGAGATCCATATGCAAAACGAAGAGGAGAGTGAACGTTTGCAAAAGCTCCATCTAGAACATTTATCTAAAATGTACGAGTTGGGTTATGCAGATATTTCTGGACCTTTTGGTGATGATGGTGATATTAGAGGTATAACCATCTATAATGTGCCAACTTTAAAAATGGCAGATAGTTTAGCGAAATCCGATCCAATGGTAGAAGCGGAACGATTAGAAATTGAAATACATCCATGGTGGGCAGCAAAAGGGTACCGTTTAAGATAA
- a CDS encoding DinB family protein: MQFTFGILANIRAMAQKHIENNTLEDLNKIPEGFNNNIIWNIAHMVVTTQVLVYKLSGLPMVVSDEMIGKYKKDSKPEGDVTQAEVDEINGLLISTITKLEADYKTGVFKNYTEYTVSTTGNTLRSIDDALQFDLVHEGMHFGYILALSRAVKG, translated from the coding sequence ATGCAATTTACATTCGGCATCTTAGCTAATATTCGTGCTATGGCACAAAAACATATTGAAAATAATACTTTAGAGGATTTAAATAAAATTCCAGAAGGATTCAATAATAATATTATTTGGAATATAGCTCATATGGTAGTTACTACGCAAGTCTTAGTTTATAAGCTTTCTGGCTTACCAATGGTTGTTAGTGATGAGATGATTGGTAAATACAAAAAAGATAGCAAACCAGAAGGTGATGTTACTCAAGCTGAGGTTGATGAAATTAATGGTCTATTAATTTCTACCATTACGAAATTAGAAGCCGATTATAAAACAGGCGTTTTTAAAAATTATACGGAGTATACCGTATCTACCACAGGAAATACATTAAGAAGTATTGATGATGCATTACAGTTTGATTTGGTTCACGAAGGGATGCATTTTGGTTATATTCTTGCACTATCTCGCGCCGTTAAAGGTTAA